A stretch of the Bradyrhizobium sp. CCBAU 53351 genome encodes the following:
- a CDS encoding response regulator receiver domain, which translates to MIDDAFPTYSDLCSGTATHDQKDRAAALYGGFRALDMLCDIENTIEEVDADHLRKSDLIVLDYHLTVNSNDNTKAIQLLRQLATSHHFNTIVVYTAAPDQDAVWLDVIASLSGGWSKITASLDGEPKQHWEQLKEAGMLPSPTKEAVMQFARGGVLGAIEKPTLKIAIDELTGLGVPANHCSKIVEYLVAKELADRAGEYAAEPSGHAVGNFANGKRWIQVGNAFVVIMQKTDGTEAVSETAAIMAALNEALLDWRPNVVQVLISEIQNALELEGFAGSDTVLRKPDMQAALTYNLLRELGPVDLSKTVDARVPVMSLVDKVVDSVRRRLSTHEDLLAQVERTLIGDLKSSGWTLDKWPKETKLVSAATELARTEGAKNATIMFRLNHFLSTEKFRRAHLTTGTVFHHRAKDEYFAVASPACDLVAGQGKPMQLWASAISPMLPIVVIRLHPASSMDKALSAASQAEHLFLEIGDEPRAFKVDSGVGHQPSYEVIFARDEGRVRTQAGKIVFDGARLLLRESPQNGDGPPDKPSEDGGAALSSAAEALAATVADPATSAGSAAGAVFEYDTFEIVEQLRGVNAIHLLQLVGQHLSRVGLDFVSTPGS; encoded by the coding sequence ATGATCGACGACGCGTTTCCGACTTATTCCGATCTCTGCAGCGGAACGGCGACGCACGATCAGAAGGACCGTGCGGCCGCTCTCTACGGTGGCTTCCGCGCTCTGGACATGCTCTGCGACATCGAGAACACGATCGAGGAAGTCGACGCCGATCATCTCCGCAAGAGCGACCTGATAGTCCTGGACTATCACCTGACCGTTAATTCGAACGATAACACCAAAGCGATCCAACTGCTGCGCCAGCTTGCCACCTCGCATCACTTCAATACAATCGTGGTCTACACGGCGGCACCGGATCAGGACGCGGTGTGGCTGGACGTCATCGCCTCGCTTTCCGGCGGGTGGTCGAAGATCACCGCCAGTCTCGACGGCGAGCCCAAGCAGCACTGGGAGCAGCTCAAGGAAGCTGGAATGCTTCCTTCTCCCACGAAAGAGGCCGTCATGCAGTTCGCCCGAGGGGGCGTCCTGGGAGCGATCGAAAAGCCCACGCTCAAGATCGCGATCGACGAACTAACCGGTCTAGGTGTTCCGGCCAACCATTGCAGCAAGATCGTCGAATATCTGGTGGCCAAGGAACTCGCGGACAGGGCCGGCGAGTATGCGGCCGAGCCGAGCGGACACGCCGTCGGCAACTTCGCCAACGGCAAGCGCTGGATCCAGGTTGGAAACGCGTTCGTCGTCATCATGCAGAAGACGGACGGCACGGAAGCCGTCTCGGAGACCGCAGCCATCATGGCGGCGCTGAACGAGGCGTTGCTGGATTGGCGACCCAACGTGGTCCAGGTGCTCATATCCGAAATCCAAAACGCGCTCGAACTGGAAGGCTTCGCCGGCAGTGACACCGTGCTGCGGAAGCCCGACATGCAGGCCGCGCTCACCTATAATCTGCTGCGGGAACTCGGGCCAGTCGATCTGTCGAAAACCGTAGATGCCCGCGTGCCCGTGATGAGCCTCGTGGACAAGGTCGTCGACAGCGTGAGGAGACGGCTATCGACCCACGAGGATCTTCTTGCCCAGGTCGAACGGACCCTGATCGGAGATCTGAAGTCGTCGGGATGGACGCTCGACAAATGGCCAAAGGAGACAAAGCTCGTCAGTGCGGCGACGGAACTGGCGCGTACGGAGGGAGCCAAGAACGCGACGATCATGTTTCGGCTCAATCATTTCCTCAGCACGGAAAAGTTTCGGCGCGCTCATCTGACCACCGGCACGGTGTTTCATCACCGCGCCAAGGACGAGTACTTCGCCGTCGCGTCGCCGGCTTGCGATCTCGTTGCCGGCCAAGGAAAGCCGATGCAGCTCTGGGCGTCGGCGATCAGCCCGATGCTGCCCATCGTCGTGATACGCCTCCATCCCGCTTCGAGCATGGACAAGGCGCTCAGCGCGGCCTCGCAGGCCGAGCATCTGTTTCTGGAGATCGGAGACGAACCAAGGGCGTTCAAGGTGGATAGCGGCGTCGGGCATCAGCCGTCCTACGAAGTGATCTTCGCCCGCGACGAGGGACGGGTCCGCACCCAGGCCGGAAAGATCGTGTTCGATGGAGCCCGCCTGCTTCTTCGGGAATCGCCGCAGAACGGAGACGGCCCGCCGGACAAGCCTTCGGAGGACGGGGGCGCCGCATTGAGCAGCGCGGCGGAAGCGCTGGCCGCTACGGTGGCCGACCCGGCGACTTCGGCGGGATCCGCCGCAGGCGCGGTCTTCGAATATGATACCTTCGAAATCGTGGAACAACTGCGCGGCGTTAATGCGATCCATCTTCTGCAGTTGGTAGGACAGCATCTCTCGCGCGTCGGCCTCGATTTCGTCAGCACGCCGGGAAGCTGA